From Nicotiana tabacum cultivar K326 chromosome 22, ASM71507v2, whole genome shotgun sequence, one genomic window encodes:
- the LOC107787928 gene encoding uncharacterized protein LOC107787928 isoform X2 yields the protein MGKNGKKRSHQQNRRDRAYYLEEEEQEYPAAPPTESPGAEEEQENENPEVEKESQDDLSVSTSDVPSKFSLYQQSVQSPKGDISYLQKFFLMYVGGRVPLHFQEDFCGTALLSTEWLRNDTRRTAIGLDLDVEALDWCTENNVNKVGADVSSRIFLFHGDSEDGSPDHKLMKDFQFPARDIVCAFNYSCCCLHTRQELVSYFKHALSALNKKGGIFVMDLYGGTSAEQELRMQRRFPNFTYVWEQAEFDIIKRKTRISLHFNLHKPPRKIRHAFSYSWRLWSLPEIKDCLEEAGFQSVHFWIRHMPDSEEIKSMYGLTAGRDIKYEEVTSFQQQDSWNAYVVGVA from the exons ATGGGGAAGAACGGGAAGAAGCGAAGCCACCAACAGAACCGCAGAGATAGAGCTTACTATCTTGAAGAGGAAGAGCAAGAATACCCCGCCGCCCCACCTACTGAGTCCCCTGGTgcagaagaagaacaagaaaatgaAAACCCAGAAGTTGAAAAAGAGAGTCAAGATGATCTCAGTGTTTCAACCAGTGATGTCCCTTCAAAGTTTTCTCTATATCAACAATCTGTGCAG TCACCAAAAGGGGACATTAGTTATCTGCAGAAATTCTTCTTGATGTACGTAGGTGGGAGGGTGCCTCTCCATTTCCAGGAAGATTTCTGCGGCACTGCTCTTTTGAG TACTGAATGGCTCCGTAATGATACTAGGCGCACGGCTATAGGATTAGATTTGGATGTTGAGGCACTTGATTGGTGCACCGAGAACAATGTGAACAAAGTTGGTGCTGATGTCTCTTCCAGAATATTCCTATTTCACG GAGATAGTGAAGATGGTTCTCCTGATCACAAATTGATGAAGGATTTTCAATTCCCTGCAAGAGATATAGTTTGTGCTTTTAACTACAGTTGTTGTTGCCTTCATACTCGCCAAGAACTAGTTTCATACTTCAAACATGCCTTAAGTGCTCTGAATAAGAAGGGTGGTATATTTGTGATGGATCTGTACGGAGGCACATCAGCAGAGCAAGAGCTGAGGATGCAGAGAAGATTTCCTAACTTCACA TATGTTTGGGAGCAAGCTGAATTCGATATCATTAAACGGAAAACGAGGATCAGCCTCCATTTTAATCTGCACAAACCGCCAAGGAAAATTCGCCATGCATTTTCCTATAGCTGGAGACT GTGGTCATTACCTGAGATCAAAGATTGTTTGGAAGAGGCTGGATTTCAGTCGGTCCACTTCTGGATCCGACATATGCCTGACAGTGAAGAAATTAAAAGCATGTATGGGCTTACTGCTGGACGAGACATAAAGTATGAAGAGGTTACAAGTTTTCAACAACAAGATTCATGGAACGCTTACGTTGTAGGTGTTGCTTAG
- the LOC142175882 gene encoding uncharacterized protein LOC142175882: MTSDSSQIGVRTLHASPQLLDCNDPLFVHPSDTPGIALVPQLLVETENYSEWSLSMKMSLLVMNKIGFIDGTCTREKYEADSFRLHQWDRCNAIVQPWIMSSVAQELRKGIVYSSNAKKVWEAFRERFDKVNATKVYHMNREISSLTQEISSVSIYYSRLNVLRAEFESIMPFPGCDCVKSREFVEFLRQQKLMKFLMGLNDTYAPKRSQILMMNPTPTIDQAYSMIIKEESQRLNSNLGVQSGILGSAPMDGGSSAMIPINTSNARNGRNWNLQCDYCHMKGYTKENCYKLIGYPTWPKFNNNNRRRRGYNGTPAVAHNENVKAQEEMYTTGTKGTGYTGGLASAPIFTHEQYQ, encoded by the coding sequence ATGACGAGTGATTCTTCCCAAATTGGAGTCAGAACTTTACATGCAAGCCCTCAATTACTCGATTGCAACGACCCGCTGTTTGTTCATCCCTCAGACACGCCGGGGATTGCGTTGGTTCCTCAATTGCTGGTCGAAACAGAAAACTACTCGGAATGGAGTCTCTCTATGAAAATGTCGCTTTTGGTGATGAACAAAATAGGTTTCATTGACGGAACATGTACTAGGGAGAAGTATGAAGCAGATTCGTTCAGGTTGCACCAGTGGGATCGATGTAATGCCATTGTACAGCCGTGGATCATGAGTTCAGTGGCTCAGGAGCTTAGGAAAGGAATTGTTTACTCCTCAAATGCAAAAAAGGTTTGGGAAGCGTTTAGAGAAAGGTTTGACAAAGTAAACGCGACTAAGGTGTATCACATGAACAGAGAGATTAGCAGTTTGACTCAAGAAATATCGAGTGTCTCAATCTATTACTCAAGGTTAAATGTTCTGCGGGCAGAGTTTGAGTCGATTATGCCATTTCCTGGGTGCGATTGTGTAAAATCTAGAGAATTTGTTGAGTTTTTACGCCAACAAAAATTGATGAAGTTTCTAATGGGACTCAATGACACATATGCTCCAAAAAGGAGCCAAATCCTGATGATGAATCCTACGCCTACAATTGATCAAGCTTATTCGATGATAATCAAGGAAGAAAGCCAGAGATTGAATAGCAACTTAGGAGTGCAAAGTGGAATACTAGGGAGTGCACCTATGGATGGAGGATCCAGTGCTATGATACCAATCAACACCTCCAATGCAAGGAATGGGAGGAATTGGAACCTGCAGTGTGACTATTGCCACATGAAGGGATACACAAAAGAAAATTGCTACAAGCTGATTGGTTATCCAACATGGCCcaagttcaacaacaacaataggagaagaagaggctacaatggcACTCCAGCAGTAGCACACAATGAAAACGTGAAGGCACAAGAGGAGATGTATACTACTGGGACAAAAGGCACTGGATACACAGGAGGTCTAGCATCTGCACCTATCTTTACTCATGAGCAATATCAATAG
- the LOC107787929 gene encoding beta-1,6-galactosyltransferase GALT29A isoform X1 produces MMKRTMRPLFSVLLLMAVAATLAVRVTLRYSSIELKNEYPFAVKAQKPVINETLLKYASVDIGEPKLKKEVEELLEGNFRTHSRHRSFLSSGRYRIDIRPRTARGIPVQLRSPEFYRLWQSFRRHLQDWFRNRKFHKEDVMVDLVNTVKVPIDRHNGKVGSEKRYKSCAVVGNSGILLKSQYGELIDSHEAVIRLNNARTGGFEGRVGSKTTLSFVNSNILHLCARREGCFCHPYGVNVALVMYVCQPVHFLDYMVCNSSHKAPLIVTDPRFDMLCARIVKYYSLKRFVEGTGKPLQEWAPAHDGANFHYSSGLQAVILALGVCDKVSVFGFGKSSSAKHHYHTNQRAELKLHDYDAEYDFYRDLVERPQVIPFISDMFKYPPVSIYQ; encoded by the coding sequence ATGATGAAACGGACAATGCGACCATTGTTCAGTGTGTTACTGCTAATGGCAGTGGCAGCTACACTTGCTGTTCGAGTTACCCTGCGTTACAGCTCCATTGAGCTGAAAAATGAATACCCTTTTGCTGTGAAGGCTCAAAAACCAGTTATAAATGAGACACTTTTGAAATATGCATCTGTTGATATAGGGGAACCCAAGTTGAAAAAAGAAGTTGAGGAGTTATTGGAAGGGAATTTCAGAACCCATAGTCGTCATAGATCATTCTTGTCTTCAGGAAGATATAGAATAGATATAAGACCAAGGACAGCTAGAGGTATACCGGTACAGCTCCGGTCACCGGAGTTTTATCGCCTTTGGCAGAGTTTTAGGAGGCATTTGCAAGATTGGTTTAGAAATAGGAAGTTTCATAAGGAAGATGTAATGGTGGATTTGGTGAATACAGTTAAGGTTCCTATTGATAGACATAATGGTAAAGTGGGATCAGAGAAGAGATATAAGTCATGTGCTGTTGTAGGGAATAGTGGGATTTTGTTGAAGAGTCAGTATGGAGAGTTAATTGATAGTCACGAAGCTGTGATTCGATTGAACAATGCAAGAACTGGGGGATTTGAAGGTAGAGTAGGTTCAAAGACTACTCTTTCATTTGTCAATAGTAATATCTTGCATCTTTGTGCGCGGAGGGAAGGTTGTTTTTGCCATCCATATGGAGTGAATGTGGCCTTAGTTATGTATGTATGTCAGCCTGTGCATTTCTTGGATTACATGGTGTGTAATTCTTCACATAAAGCGCCATTAATTGTCACTGATCCGCGCTTTGACATGTTGTGTGCTAGGATTGTGAAGTATTACTCGTTGAAACGATTCGTGGAGGGAACTGGGAAGCCTCTTCAGGAATGGGCTCCTGCTCATGATGGAGCTAATTTCCATTACTCTTCTGGTTTGCAAGCTGTGATACTTGCTTTAGGTGTTTGTGACAAGGTTAGTGTTTTTGGATTCGGCAAATCCTCTTCAGCTAAGCATCATTATCATACAAATCAGAGGGCTGAGCTGAAGTTACATGACTATGATGCAGAGTATGATTTCTACCGCGATTTGGTAGAGAGACCACAGGTAATACCATTCATCTCGGACATGTTCAAGTATCCTCCTGTTTCTATATACCAGTGA
- the LOC107787929 gene encoding beta-1,6-galactosyltransferase GALT29A isoform X2 has translation MMKRTMRPLFSVLLLMAVAATLAVRVTLRYSSIELKNEYPFAVKAQKPVINETLLKYASVDIGEPKLKKEVEELLEGNFRTHSRHRSFLSSGRYRIDIRPRTARGIPVQLRSPEFYRLWQSFRRHLQDWFRNRKFHKEDVMVDLVNTVKVPIDRHNGKVGSEKRYKSCAVVGNSGILLKSQYGELIDSHEAVIRLNNARTGGFEGRVGSKTTLSFVNSNILHLCARREGCFCHPYGVNVALVMIVKYYSLKRFVEGTGKPLQEWAPAHDGANFHYSSGLQAVILALGVCDKVSVFGFGKSSSAKHHYHTNQRAELKLHDYDAEYDFYRDLVERPQVIPFISDMFKYPPVSIYQ, from the exons ATGATGAAACGGACAATGCGACCATTGTTCAGTGTGTTACTGCTAATGGCAGTGGCAGCTACACTTGCTGTTCGAGTTACCCTGCGTTACAGCTCCATTGAGCTGAAAAATGAATACCCTTTTGCTGTGAAGGCTCAAAAACCAGTTATAAATGAGACACTTTTGAAATATGCATCTGTTGATATAGGGGAACCCAAGTTGAAAAAAGAAGTTGAGGAGTTATTGGAAGGGAATTTCAGAACCCATAGTCGTCATAGATCATTCTTGTCTTCAGGAAGATATAGAATAGATATAAGACCAAGGACAGCTAGAGGTATACCGGTACAGCTCCGGTCACCGGAGTTTTATCGCCTTTGGCAGAGTTTTAGGAGGCATTTGCAAGATTGGTTTAGAAATAGGAAGTTTCATAAGGAAGATGTAATGGTGGATTTGGTGAATACAGTTAAGGTTCCTATTGATAGACATAATGGTAAAGTGGGATCAGAGAAGAGATATAAGTCATGTGCTGTTGTAGGGAATAGTGGGATTTTGTTGAAGAGTCAGTATGGAGAGTTAATTGATAGTCACGAAGCTGTGATTCGATTGAACAATGCAAGAACTGGGGGATTTGAAGGTAGAGTAGGTTCAAAGACTACTCTTTCATTTGTCAATAGTAATATCTTGCATCTTTGTGCGCGGAGGGAAGGTTGTTTTTGCCATCCATATGGAGTGAATGTGGCCTTAGTTAT GATTGTGAAGTATTACTCGTTGAAACGATTCGTGGAGGGAACTGGGAAGCCTCTTCAGGAATGGGCTCCTGCTCATGATGGAGCTAATTTCCATTACTCTTCTGGTTTGCAAGCTGTGATACTTGCTTTAGGTGTTTGTGACAAGGTTAGTGTTTTTGGATTCGGCAAATCCTCTTCAGCTAAGCATCATTATCATACAAATCAGAGGGCTGAGCTGAAGTTACATGACTATGATGCAGAGTATGATTTCTACCGCGATTTGGTAGAGAGACCACAGGTAATACCATTCATCTCGGACATGTTCAAGTATCCTCCTGTTTCTATATACCAGTGA
- the LOC107787928 gene encoding uncharacterized protein LOC107787928 isoform X1, producing the protein MGKNGKKRSHQQNRRDRAYYLEEEEQEYPAAPPTESPGAEEEQENENPEVEKESQDDLSVSTSDVPSKFSLYQQSVQSPKGDISYLQKFFLMYVGGRVPLHFQEDFCGTALLSTEWLRNDTRRTAIGLDLDVEALDWCTENNVNKVGADVSSRIFLFHGNVLQPLEAKLVNAATQNLMQNITLGDSEDGSPDHKLMKDFQFPARDIVCAFNYSCCCLHTRQELVSYFKHALSALNKKGGIFVMDLYGGTSAEQELRMQRRFPNFTYVWEQAEFDIIKRKTRISLHFNLHKPPRKIRHAFSYSWRLWSLPEIKDCLEEAGFQSVHFWIRHMPDSEEIKSMYGLTAGRDIKYEEVTSFQQQDSWNAYVVGVA; encoded by the exons ATGGGGAAGAACGGGAAGAAGCGAAGCCACCAACAGAACCGCAGAGATAGAGCTTACTATCTTGAAGAGGAAGAGCAAGAATACCCCGCCGCCCCACCTACTGAGTCCCCTGGTgcagaagaagaacaagaaaatgaAAACCCAGAAGTTGAAAAAGAGAGTCAAGATGATCTCAGTGTTTCAACCAGTGATGTCCCTTCAAAGTTTTCTCTATATCAACAATCTGTGCAG TCACCAAAAGGGGACATTAGTTATCTGCAGAAATTCTTCTTGATGTACGTAGGTGGGAGGGTGCCTCTCCATTTCCAGGAAGATTTCTGCGGCACTGCTCTTTTGAG TACTGAATGGCTCCGTAATGATACTAGGCGCACGGCTATAGGATTAGATTTGGATGTTGAGGCACTTGATTGGTGCACCGAGAACAATGTGAACAAAGTTGGTGCTGATGTCTCTTCCAGAATATTCCTATTTCACGGTAATGTGTTGCAACCTCTTGAGGCCAAATTGGTTAATGCCGCTACTCAAAATCTAATGCAAAACATAACATTAGGAGATAGTGAAGATGGTTCTCCTGATCACAAATTGATGAAGGATTTTCAATTCCCTGCAAGAGATATAGTTTGTGCTTTTAACTACAGTTGTTGTTGCCTTCATACTCGCCAAGAACTAGTTTCATACTTCAAACATGCCTTAAGTGCTCTGAATAAGAAGGGTGGTATATTTGTGATGGATCTGTACGGAGGCACATCAGCAGAGCAAGAGCTGAGGATGCAGAGAAGATTTCCTAACTTCACA TATGTTTGGGAGCAAGCTGAATTCGATATCATTAAACGGAAAACGAGGATCAGCCTCCATTTTAATCTGCACAAACCGCCAAGGAAAATTCGCCATGCATTTTCCTATAGCTGGAGACT GTGGTCATTACCTGAGATCAAAGATTGTTTGGAAGAGGCTGGATTTCAGTCGGTCCACTTCTGGATCCGACATATGCCTGACAGTGAAGAAATTAAAAGCATGTATGGGCTTACTGCTGGACGAGACATAAAGTATGAAGAGGTTACAAGTTTTCAACAACAAGATTCATGGAACGCTTACGTTGTAGGTGTTGCTTAG